Proteins co-encoded in one Cardiocondyla obscurior isolate alpha-2009 linkage group LG24, Cobs3.1, whole genome shotgun sequence genomic window:
- the LOC139111435 gene encoding adenylate cyclase type 10 isoform X2 gives MIIIICDLYTLFWRRKNKFMNMLKNMNTLITQNNSEQSPNGQLEQHTKIFASMCPDEILDYYNNYETREYHATLLLGDISGFTDLTEKYTKTGVGGPSKLSETLNSYLGAMVQEILSHNGDVVKFSGDAFIVMWKLREGMLMRDIATEAMQTACIIQKHFGTYSTDVGVTLRVKLAIASGITYFTSIGDPKNLSYYVITGKPVWDVKFAETLCRGGDILVAPSSWQWANPNEYVYEKLPDGIHTLIIACSAMWYHPRGHITHNETYNRNIERNKNVFDLSYDDKVSNNTILNWTSEASMEHHFEQVDYSLRPKIIKVAKKRLKDLLKSYMLRPVMRSVEMDEPLEHLTEMRQVVILFINVITTVMNNEELISLVSATYKLVCGVVCKMHGCVNKTSLFDKDLIFLCIFGLRGDKHELESQIGLKCASKLRQKLSAIKNIESVTIAVTTGMTYCGVVGHILRREYTVIGMSVNKAARLMVAYTNKVICDRESFLHSRLEAKYFILQEPRHLKGITNIGPVYEFQEQAKYITPEIIRGKCPLLGRKEEMKTYRQMLLNLNTHFTIDETRQLIQIEHNTLIIKGEPRIGKTRLLDEIAQNIPTNILQNYISLVMNDVKTSYNLIRLIFSIPLGFNVTTTSRDCEEILMSRLEHIYEPEYLCALNQLFNVHFVMSPKYTALSGKQKRKMLLRFVLKLMRSCFKELWVVIIDNAQYSDEDSLNLFHTMTKQSTVFFILSFGHKLNGEYEIHPDVLKKSQVIKLGSIDKWYHAALACQILDIHGIPPELEKLIQEKSYGNPGWIESFLLSLTQSGSIIITHISKTIAEKMGYVLPPNYMLKKLASDEIFSNDGDNEEERSDKWKMYMTSYLNDPISSIKLQNAVYKLSVPIYNEESIAVCKFTEGFVPEERGAEITMDVMILKIFDSLTPLDQLLLKCASVLGEIINRSMLQYLMEDKSTREIGFAIKKLFEIRIFGCARGDFTTSGGSLVFRRDIKKSNLEAETTCECINLIIPEELSDLPRYASCGLMHFKVSKFHETTYRSLTENQKMELHSKALKYLQQHTKRCITCGEIKFARLLGKTAQETRRIKLTIDIDEMHQLEETSYTFKEEKVNEMQQETERTPSVSCLNIFRKIKKPIKTFSDVDFTNCQCHLILITVYAQMLEHCLGIGKQDVILTVILEYVEVCLATNNVPQALRLLDDAKSLLLQMFETNEENSILSLYLTAKIEMFQSRCYLESGLLSEASKKLKKAMSTLSYNFPQHKFMIDLKSTIQLEVLKWRLICPKRWKIDTVDELATNYIEQLANCLAQLFNGVKKTKKHARLAAIWGLNAALDASNDFLVLCTSFTNMMLTAHVYQTKSIVPYLEKQALSICAKKSNSLEFQEFKAITELYAGIFFSRWLRGEINKAIKIGFITMRMAQIINSMFVKLIILPRLVHLLMISCRHSEVVTLLRELEFVSRNDLDKSARTWYYAMCADVQLDTGLTILSFQSCDEYYLREGETIISLHDPEAERRYFTSMWLWCVRTQQWEAMKVWISRNVTAESVVDEHKVAATITTLKRIEGLLILYVKEVTNRNINALMTLTEIKHDFKQVESMIKIVKIAIPRYMLMKAYYYMIQSRKSVAMSMLQKTKKLSIKVDNRMIYTWASHCQRVWLGTISSVQEDLWIENASNLHDEWDEVNTNDSMMIPFTFPLPKYVL, from the exons ATGATAATTATCATTTGCGACTTGTACACATTATTCTGGAGAAGAAAGAACAAATTTAtgaatatgttaaaaaatatgaatactTTAATAACACAAA ATAATTCCGAGCAATCTCCTAATGGTCAATTAGAGCAACATACCAAAATATTCGCGTCTATGTGTCCTGATGAAATCTtggattattataataattatgaaacgaGAGAGTATCACGCAACGTTGTTGCTTGGCGATATTTCAG GTTTCACAGACCTCACGGAAAAATATACGAAAACTGGTGTTGGCGGTCCCTCAAAACTATCAGAAACTTTAAACAGCTACCTCGGCGCGATGGTACAGGAGATCCTTTCGCACAACGGggatgttgtaaaattttcggGCGATGCATTCATAGTCATGTGGAAACTTCGGGAAGGGATGCTTATGCGTGACATTGCGACAGAAGCAATGCAGACTGCATGCATCATACAAAAACATTTTGGAACCTACAGCACCGATGTTGGTGTAACGCTCAGAG ttaaaCTTGCAATTGCTTCTGGAATAACATACTTTACATCTATTGGCGATCCAAAAAATTTATCCTATTATGTAATTACTGGAAAACCTGTTTGGGATGTAAAGTTCGCTGAAACATTATGTCG TGGCGGAGATATTCTTGTAGCACCCAGTAGCTGGCAATGGGCGAATCCTAACGAGTATGTTTATGAAAAGTTGCCGGATGGTATACATACTCTGATTATAGCTTGCTCGGCAATGTGGTATCACCCTAGAGGCCACATTACTCACAATGAAACCT ATAACAGAAACATcgaacgtaataaaaatgtttttgatTTGTCGTACGACGATAAAGTATCAAATAATACAATCTTAAATTGGACCAGCGAAGCTTCGATGGAACATCATTTTGAGCAAGTTGATTATAGCC tgAGACCTAAAATCATAAAAGTAGCTAAAAAGCGGttgaaagatttattaaagagTTATATGCTCAGACCAGTAATGCGATCCGTGGAAATGGACGAGCCATTGGAACATTTGACAGAGATGAGACAAgtggttatactttttatCAATGTCATCACTACGGTCATGAACAACGAGGAGTTGATCTCGCTTGTTAGTGCGACTTACAAGTTGGTTTGCGG gGTCGTTTGCAAAATGCACGGATGCGTAAATAAAACGTCTCTTTTTGACAAAGACCTGATATTTCTTTGCATATTCGGATTGCGCGGTGATAAACACGAACTAGAATCACAGATTGGATTAAAGTGCGCCAGTAAGTTGCGGCAGAAACTCTCGGCGATAAAGAATATAGAATCCGTGACAATCGCTGTAACCACCGGGATGACGTACTGCGGAGTAGTTGGTCATATTTTACGGAGGGAATATACTGTGATAGGAATGTCGGTGAACAAGGCAGCACGTTTGATGGTCGCGTATACTAACAAA gTAATATGCGATCGCGAGAGCTTCTTACATTCTCGTCTtgaagcaaaatattttatactgcAAGAGCCGAGACATTTAAAAGGAATTACAAACATCGGTCCAGTTTACGAGTTTCAGGAACAGGCAAa ATATATTACGCCTGAAATAATACGAGGAAAATGCCCTTTACTTGGACGGAAAGAAGAAATGAAAACTTATCGTCAGATGctattgaatttaaatacacattttaCTATAGACGAAACAAGGCAACTTATACAGATCGAACATAACACGTtgattataaa AGGTGAACCGAGAATCGGCAAGACCAGATTGTTGGATGAAATAGCACAGAATATTCCTACAAATATATTACAGAATTACATTTCGTTAGTTATGAACGATGTTAAG ACTTCTTACAATTTGATCCGTTTGATATTTTCTATTCCACTGGGTTTCAATGTCACCACCACTTCAAGAGATTGTGAAGAAATACTGATGTCACGATTGGAACATATATACGAACCAGAATATCTTTGCGCTCTTAATCAACTCTTTAATGTTCATTTCGTAATGAGTCCAAAATATACAGCGCTATCCGGAAAACAAAAGCGTAAAATGTTACTCAGGTTTGTGCTGAAATTAATGAGAAGCTGCTTCAAGGAACTGTGGGTGGTGATTATCGACAACGCTCAGTATAGTGATGaggattcattaaatttatttcacacgATGACTAAGCAGAgcacagttttttttattctcagtTTTGGACACAAGCTCAATGGCGAGTACGAAATACATCCTGACGTGTTGAAAAAATCACAG gtTATTAAATTGGGTAGTATAGATAAGTGGTATCACGCAGCGCTCGCATGTCAAATTCTTGATATACATGGAATTCCTCCGGAACTTGAAAA attaattcaagaaaaaagTTATGGTAATCCGGGATGGATAGAAAGTTTCTTATTAAGTCTCACACAATCTGGTAGCATTATAATAACCCATATTAGCAAAACTATTGCTGAAAAAATGGGCTATGTGCTTCCGCCcaattatatgttaaaaaa ACTTGCCTCAGacgaaattttttcaaatgacGGAGATAATGAGGAAGAACGTTCAGATAAATGGAAAATGTATATGACAAGCTATCTT aatGATCCAATATCTTCGATAAAGCTGCAAAACGCTGTATACAAATTGTCGGTACCAATTTATAATGAAGAATCAATTGCCGTTTGCAAATTTACGGAAGGTTTTGTGCCAGAAGAGAGAGGTGCTGAAATTACAATGGacg TGATGATTCTGAAAATTTTCGACTCGTTGACGCCGTTGGATCAGCTGTTATTAAAGTGCGCATCGGTGTTgggagaaattattaatagaagtATGCTACAGTATTTAATGGAAGACAAATCTACGAGGGAAATTGGATTTG CCATCAAGAAACTCTTTGAGATTCGAATCTTCGGATGTGCACGAGGCGATTTTACTACGAGTGGAGGATCGCTGGTATTTCgtagagatataaaaaaatctaatcttGAAGCAGAAACTACGTGTGAATGTATTAATCTTATAATACcag AGGAACTATCAGACCTCCCACGATACGCATCTTGCGGTCTTATGCATTTTAAAGTATCAAAGTTTCATGAAACTACATACAG aTCGCTCACGGAAAATCAAAAGATGGAATTACATAGCAAAGCGTTAAAATATCTTCAGCAACATACCAAACGATGTATTACTTGCGGTGAGATAAAATTTGCAAGATTATTAGGAAAGACCGCGCAGGAAActagaagaattaaattaactattGATATCGACGAAATGCATCAACTTGAAGAAACAAGTTATACTTTTAAAGAAGAGAAAGTAAAcg AAATGCAGCAAGAAACAGAGAGAACGCCAAGTGTCTCTtgtcttaatatttttcgaaaaattaagaaaccgATCAAGACGTTTTCTGACGTTGATTTTACAAATTGCCAATGtcatcttattttaattactgtcTATGCTCAGATGTTAGAACATTGTCTAGGAATCG gaaAACAAGATGTAATATTAACGGTGATTTTAGAATACGTGGAAGTTTGTTTAGCGACTAACAACGTACCTCAAGCTCTCAGACTACTAGATGACGCTAAAAGTCTGCTTTTACAA ATGTTCGAGACCAACGAAGAAAACTCTATTCTCTCGCTTTATCTTACCgcaaaaattgaaatgttCCAAAGTAGATGTTATTTGGAAAGCGGTTTACTTTCTGAAGCAagcaagaaattaaagaaagcgATGAGCACTCTAAGCTATAATTTTCCACAACATAAATTCATGATCGACTTGAAATCGACGATTCAACTTGAAGTGCTAAAATGGAGATTGATCTGTCCCAAACGTTGGAAGATCGACACCGTCGATGAGCTCGCTACTAATTATATCGAACAACTGGCTAATTGTTTAGCACAGCTGTTTAAT gGAGTAAAGAAAACGAAGAAGCACGCACGATTGGCAGCCATCTGGGGCTTAAATGCTGCGTTAGATGCATCGAATGACTTTCTCGTGCTCTGCACTTCGTTTACGAACATGATGCTCACTGCACACGTCTACCAAACCAA gtCAATTGTTCCTTATTTGGAAAAACAGGCTCTCAGCATTTGTGCAAAGAAAAGTAATTCACTTGAATTCCAAGAGTTCAAAGCCATCACCGAGCTTTACgcgggaatatttttttcgcgatgGTTAAGAGGGGAGATTAACAAAGCAATCAAAATTGGTTTTATTACAATGAGAATGGCGCAAATTATAAACTCTATGTTTGTCAAGCTAATTATACTACCGAGATTAGTGCATTTGCTTATGATCTCGTGTCGTCATTCGGAAGTCGTGACTTTGCTAAGAGAGTTGG AATTCGTGTCGCGAAACGATTTGGATAAATCTGCTCGCACTTGGTACTACGCGATGTGCGCTGATGTGCAGCTCGATACTGGTCTCACAATTCTTTCATTTCAAAGCTGCGATGAATATTATCTTCGAGAAGGAGAGACCATAATTAGTCTACACGATCCTGAAGCGGAAAGACGATATTTCACCTCTATGTGGTTGTG GTGCGTCAGAACGCAACAATGGGAAGCTATGAAAGTTTGGATCAGTAGAAACGTGACGGCTGAAAGTGTGGTCGATGAGCATAAGGTGGCGGCAACAATTACCACGTTGAAAAGAATCGAGGGATTGTTAATTTTGTATG taaaaGAAGTTACTAACAGGAATATAAATGCATTGATGACGCTAACGGAAATTAAGCATGACTTTAAGCAGGTCGAAAGTATGATAAAGATCGTTAAAATTGCAATTCCCAG GTATATGTTAATGAAAgcttattattatatgataCAGTCACGAAAAAGTGTTGCAATGAGTATGCtgcaaaaaacaaagaagttATCTATAAAAGTAGATAATAGAATGATTTACACGTGGGCAAGTCATTGTCAACGG GTTTGGTTAGGGACTATATCGTCCGTACAGGAAGATTTGTGGATAGAAAATGCCAGTAATTTACATGACGAATGGGACGAAGTAAATACTAACGATTCAATGATGATTCCTTTTACATTTCCATTACCGAAATATGTGTTATAA